The following are encoded in a window of Mycobacteroides chelonae CCUG 47445 genomic DNA:
- a CDS encoding flavin-containing monooxygenase produces MSERRSPRVVVVGAGMAGIAVGHKLIEAGFDDFTILEKGDDVGGVWYWNRYPGLTCDVPSQAYQYPFAPRTDWPRLFATGPEIQAYHRTVAEDLGVMSHIRCGQEVTAAEFTRAGWRVTTAAGEVLECDFLIAATGVLHHPNIPDIPGLDSFRGKVVHTARWDDSVQLEGKRVAAIGTGSTGVQVVSAMQPIVEQVTSFIRTPQWVLWAPMAMRQPKFVSKLLEALPTERIVRFSALTGTDALVNIVTRPSWGRRLVQQYARACLHLIRDKELRQKLTPDYEPLCKRQVLSGSFHRAVQKPNVEIVTDRIDRVTPTGIVTVDGAEREFDVIVLATGFQAHNYMRPMNLVGKDGYSIDEAWEKGPKAYRMTAIPGFPNFFTVLGPNSPTGSIWLQHTAERTAEYVISWLHRFARGEITTVEVSREATDEFNIQAREAMKPTVWATGCNSWYLTEDGSVDLWPFDRKTMERMLASPEESHYIVQ; encoded by the coding sequence GTGAGCGAACGGCGAAGCCCCAGAGTTGTTGTCGTCGGCGCCGGTATGGCCGGAATCGCGGTGGGGCACAAACTCATAGAGGCTGGTTTCGACGATTTCACCATCCTGGAGAAGGGTGATGACGTCGGTGGCGTCTGGTACTGGAACCGATATCCGGGGCTGACCTGCGATGTGCCCTCCCAGGCCTATCAGTACCCCTTTGCGCCACGCACGGACTGGCCACGGCTCTTCGCCACCGGTCCAGAGATTCAGGCGTATCACCGCACGGTCGCCGAGGATCTGGGCGTCATGTCTCATATTCGGTGCGGGCAGGAGGTCACCGCCGCAGAGTTCACCCGTGCGGGCTGGCGGGTTACCACCGCGGCGGGGGAGGTGCTGGAATGCGATTTTCTGATTGCCGCCACCGGCGTGCTGCACCACCCGAACATCCCCGACATCCCAGGGCTCGACAGCTTCCGCGGCAAGGTGGTGCACACCGCGCGGTGGGATGACTCGGTGCAGCTGGAAGGAAAGCGTGTCGCCGCGATTGGAACGGGCTCTACTGGGGTGCAGGTGGTTTCGGCGATGCAGCCCATCGTCGAGCAGGTGACCTCATTCATCCGGACACCGCAATGGGTGCTGTGGGCACCGATGGCGATGCGGCAGCCGAAGTTCGTCTCCAAGCTGCTGGAGGCGTTGCCCACCGAACGCATCGTGCGATTCAGTGCGTTGACGGGCACCGACGCGTTGGTGAACATCGTGACCCGGCCCAGCTGGGGTCGGCGGCTGGTGCAGCAGTACGCGCGGGCGTGCCTGCACCTGATCCGCGACAAGGAGTTGCGTCAAAAACTGACCCCGGATTACGAGCCACTGTGCAAGCGGCAGGTCTTGTCCGGGTCGTTCCATCGCGCTGTCCAGAAGCCGAATGTCGAGATCGTCACCGACCGCATCGACAGGGTCACGCCCACCGGAATCGTGACGGTCGACGGTGCCGAGCGCGAATTCGACGTGATAGTGCTGGCCACCGGATTTCAGGCGCACAACTACATGCGGCCGATGAATCTGGTTGGCAAAGATGGATATTCGATTGATGAGGCATGGGAGAAGGGGCCCAAGGCGTACCGGATGACCGCCATCCCCGGCTTCCCGAACTTCTTCACCGTGCTCGGCCCCAACTCGCCGACCGGATCGATCTGGCTTCAGCACACGGCCGAGCGCACCGCCGAATACGTCATCAGCTGGCTACATCGTTTCGCCCGTGGCGAGATCACCACGGTGGAAGTGAGCCGCGAGGCGACCGATGAGTTCAACATCCAAGCGCGCGAGGCGATGAAACCCACGGTGTGGGCGACCGGGTGCAACTCCTGGTATCTCACCGAGGACGGATCGGTAGACCTGTGGCCCTTCGATCGGAAGACCATGGAGCGCATGCTCGCCTCGCCCGAGGAGAGTCACTACATCGTGCAGTGA
- a CDS encoding aldo/keto reductase codes for MTLNSGTTIPQLGYGVWQVPSDEAEAAVSTALQVGYRSIDTAKVYENEEGTGRAIAQSGVPRGDVFLTTKLWNADQGYDSALRAFDASLERLETDYVDLYLIHWPVPELDEYVASFKALQRIQADGRAKAIGVSNFTVENLQRLIDETGEVPALNQIELHPRFTQPELRAFHAEYGILTEAWSPLGQGTILDDPTIGAIAEGHGVSAAQVILRWHLQLGNVVIPKSVTPARIAANFDVFGFELSTDEVERITGLDAADGRIGPDPSTFNLR; via the coding sequence GTGACGCTCAATTCCGGTACCACGATTCCCCAGCTCGGCTATGGCGTCTGGCAAGTGCCCAGTGACGAAGCCGAGGCGGCGGTATCGACCGCACTGCAGGTCGGATACCGGAGCATCGACACCGCGAAGGTGTACGAGAACGAGGAGGGCACAGGACGCGCCATCGCGCAGTCCGGGGTTCCCCGTGGGGATGTCTTCCTGACCACCAAGCTGTGGAATGCCGATCAGGGCTATGACAGCGCGCTACGCGCGTTTGACGCCTCCCTGGAGCGGCTGGAGACCGATTATGTGGACCTGTACCTGATCCACTGGCCGGTGCCCGAACTCGACGAGTACGTGGCCAGCTTCAAGGCTCTGCAGCGAATCCAGGCCGACGGCCGAGCCAAGGCCATCGGGGTCAGCAATTTCACCGTCGAGAATCTCCAGCGGCTGATCGATGAAACCGGAGAAGTGCCTGCTCTCAACCAGATCGAGCTGCATCCCCGGTTCACCCAGCCCGAGCTGCGCGCCTTCCACGCCGAGTACGGCATTCTCACCGAGGCATGGTCGCCACTTGGCCAGGGCACGATCCTGGACGACCCGACCATTGGCGCCATCGCCGAGGGCCACGGGGTGAGCGCAGCGCAGGTGATCCTGCGTTGGCATCTTCAGCTGGGCAACGTCGTCATTCCCAAGTCGGTGACGCCGGCGCGCATCGCGGCCAACTTCGATGTATTCGGATTCGAACTCAGCACCGACGAGGTAGAACGCATCACCGGGCTCGACGCGGCCGACGGTCGCATCGGCCCCGATCCGTCGACGTTCAATCTGCGCTAA
- a CDS encoding tyrosine-type recombinase/integrase encodes MTTTENEAMRCPTPQLKGYPDKTAAADELARRYRNPPKAVKPYECDCGAWHLTPRQRAGRGEGKPYKRGDGMWICAVTVPGADGKQRRKTVSAKDRGMALDRRKKLLEDIAKGNIIQSPKITVSQWLDHWLETIHKPNVKPKTYRYYESGVRLLIKPHIGKKQLAKLTPEDVRAVIKKINETGSTRNAVKAHQILQKALKSAINEGVLERNVATMVKKPSHVTAEIQPFTAAEAKHVMRTAIDLNDPLADRWSFAFLTVARPSELNGLEWSRVDFDNKVLDLSWQLQELTNKRHGCGEPNDDGVYPCKRKRAAWCPQAEYDFQPGFEYRPCHGTQVWTRPKTAVGKRSLPLIKPLETMLRLRLERQKPGHLDLVWAHDDGRPYGPTEMNERWHALMVAAGFEFDESVTGRNEIEIESGNSEIPDLPSRMLYASRHTAATLLMELKVPEDVRMAIMGQSSVVAHRGYVHVDQTQTKAALSKLAKLLNPALH; translated from the coding sequence ATGACAACGACGGAGAACGAAGCCATGCGATGCCCAACCCCTCAACTCAAGGGTTATCCCGACAAGACTGCGGCAGCCGACGAGCTGGCCCGTCGTTATCGAAATCCGCCGAAGGCCGTCAAGCCGTACGAGTGCGACTGCGGAGCGTGGCACCTCACGCCGCGCCAGCGCGCAGGGCGCGGTGAGGGCAAGCCTTACAAGCGCGGGGATGGTATGTGGATCTGCGCTGTGACTGTGCCGGGTGCAGACGGCAAACAGAGGCGAAAAACGGTCTCAGCGAAGGACCGCGGTATGGCGCTTGATCGGCGCAAGAAGCTGCTGGAGGACATCGCCAAGGGGAACATCATCCAGTCGCCCAAGATCACGGTCAGTCAATGGCTCGATCACTGGCTGGAAACTATCCACAAGCCGAACGTGAAGCCCAAGACCTACCGATACTACGAATCGGGGGTTCGTCTGCTGATCAAGCCACACATCGGCAAGAAGCAGCTCGCCAAGCTGACGCCCGAGGATGTTCGTGCGGTTATCAAGAAGATCAACGAAACGGGCTCGACACGGAACGCAGTCAAGGCGCACCAGATTCTTCAGAAGGCGCTCAAGAGTGCGATCAACGAAGGCGTACTTGAGCGCAACGTCGCCACGATGGTCAAGAAGCCCAGCCACGTGACTGCGGAGATTCAGCCGTTTACAGCGGCCGAAGCCAAGCACGTCATGAGGACTGCGATCGACTTGAATGACCCCCTGGCGGATCGTTGGAGTTTCGCGTTCCTGACGGTGGCCCGCCCGAGTGAACTCAACGGCCTTGAGTGGAGCCGGGTCGACTTCGACAACAAAGTCTTGGATCTGTCCTGGCAGCTACAAGAGCTGACGAATAAGAGGCACGGGTGCGGAGAGCCCAACGACGATGGCGTCTACCCCTGCAAGCGAAAGCGCGCGGCCTGGTGCCCGCAGGCGGAGTACGACTTCCAACCCGGCTTTGAGTACCGCCCCTGTCACGGTACTCAGGTGTGGACGCGCCCCAAGACGGCCGTGGGTAAGCGCTCGCTTCCTCTCATCAAGCCGCTGGAAACTATGTTGCGCTTGCGATTAGAGCGCCAGAAGCCCGGACACCTGGACCTAGTTTGGGCTCACGATGACGGTCGGCCGTATGGTCCGACGGAGATGAATGAGCGATGGCATGCGCTCATGGTGGCCGCTGGGTTCGAGTTTGATGAATCCGTTACCGGCCGTAATGAAATTGAGATCGAATCTGGTAACTCGGAAATCCCAGATTTGCCTAGCAGAATGCTCTATGCGTCAAGGCACACTGCCGCAACGCTTTTGATGGAACTGAAGGTCCCCGAAGATGTGCGGATGGCGATCATGGGTCAGAGTTCTGTTGTCGCGCATCGCGGTTACGTCCACGTGGATCAGACGCAGACGAAGGCAGCATTGTCAAAACTGGCCAAGTTGTTGAATCCAGCGCTACATTGA
- a CDS encoding helix-turn-helix domain-containing protein, with amino-acid sequence MTLKGCEYVAHDVRSVEVKNLPLLRSLVGPEPEKLMTARNLAQRIGKHPSFIGHLLSGDPDRCRTFSIEVAQAISVALGVKMSNLFQPASSITRQRRTNQQAS; translated from the coding sequence GTGACGCTGAAGGGTTGTGAATACGTGGCGCACGATGTCAGATCAGTCGAGGTCAAGAACCTACCGCTGCTGCGCAGCCTGGTCGGTCCTGAGCCCGAGAAGCTGATGACGGCTCGTAATCTGGCTCAAAGAATCGGCAAGCACCCGTCTTTCATCGGCCACCTCCTCAGTGGCGATCCCGATCGTTGCCGAACCTTCTCTATCGAAGTGGCGCAGGCGATTTCGGTGGCTCTCGGCGTGAAGATGTCGAATCTTTTTCAGCCCGCATCATCAATTACCAGACAACGACGTACCAACCAACAGGCGAGTTGA
- a CDS encoding helix-turn-helix domain-containing protein: protein MSDLITGEITVGMEPIFVPKKVAAAALGAISLNKLNELIRTGRINPRVLDGRVMFTPEELRRFAAELPSWEPPESRGH, encoded by the coding sequence ATGTCCGATCTGATCACGGGCGAGATCACCGTCGGAATGGAACCGATCTTCGTACCCAAGAAGGTCGCCGCTGCGGCGCTGGGTGCGATCTCTCTGAACAAGCTCAATGAACTCATTAGGACAGGTCGTATCAATCCCCGAGTGTTAGACGGACGCGTGATGTTCACACCCGAGGAGTTGCGGAGATTTGCTGCCGAGCTGCCCTCTTGGGAGCCCCCAGAGAGTCGGGGGCACTGA
- a CDS encoding DNA cytosine methyltransferase encodes MALKLGSLFSGAGGLDLGVTSIFDAETVWICEFNKDAQKVLAARFPGLPNLIDVTAVDWTTVEGVDILCGGFPCQDVSCAGVRKGLTDGTRSGLWSYFAEAISVLRPKFVVIENVRGLLSATADRNMEPSDSDLGEDAGQPSLNAAGAVLGDLAGLGYNASWRTVSASWWGAPHQRERVFILAYRADLTAAEVEEAIRPESGVIPDLTGIGDGDLLPTPTAGYYTRGSKHLMLPYVAQYATGHDPVPNRPDLKGRPDPLLPTPIALQNNTHNSAGKPMLTGLVKELFPTPRVSDGNGGAGHHGTGGPDLRTAIDDTFALMPTPMATDGVRKGYHPNRRREIGIGVSIVQMIDLAVAYNEPEWHQYDPAVKRWEALFRPAPYPVVPGGGSPQLNPRFAEWMMGWPLDWVNIEGLSRRAQLRICGNGVVPQQAAGALRWMLSDLLAELHASVAA; translated from the coding sequence ATGGCGCTGAAACTCGGTTCACTGTTTTCGGGCGCTGGAGGCCTGGATCTTGGTGTCACTTCCATCTTCGACGCTGAGACCGTCTGGATCTGCGAATTCAACAAAGACGCTCAGAAGGTGCTCGCGGCCCGCTTTCCGGGTTTACCCAACTTGATCGACGTGACCGCCGTGGACTGGACCACGGTCGAGGGTGTTGACATCCTGTGCGGCGGTTTTCCCTGCCAGGACGTGAGTTGCGCGGGTGTCCGCAAGGGGTTGACCGATGGAACGCGCTCGGGCCTGTGGTCCTACTTCGCCGAGGCCATCTCAGTGCTTCGCCCGAAGTTCGTCGTGATTGAGAACGTGAGGGGTCTACTCAGTGCAACCGCCGATCGCAACATGGAACCCAGCGACTCAGACCTGGGAGAAGACGCAGGACAGCCTTCACTCAACGCGGCCGGAGCCGTACTCGGAGACCTGGCCGGACTCGGGTATAACGCGAGCTGGCGGACTGTATCCGCGTCATGGTGGGGAGCCCCGCATCAGCGCGAACGAGTCTTCATCCTTGCCTATCGCGCCGACCTCACGGCGGCAGAAGTCGAAGAAGCAATCCGACCCGAATCAGGAGTCATTCCTGACCTGACCGGTATCGGCGACGGTGATCTACTGCCGACGCCCACCGCGGGGTACTACACCCGCGGGTCTAAGCATCTGATGCTGCCGTACGTCGCGCAGTACGCAACGGGACATGATCCGGTGCCGAATCGGCCAGACCTCAAGGGTCGGCCCGATCCGCTGCTGCCGACGCCCATTGCGCTCCAGAACAACACGCACAACAGCGCGGGCAAGCCGATGTTGACCGGGCTGGTCAAGGAGCTGTTCCCCACACCGCGGGTGAGCGACGGCAACGGTGGTGCGGGGCACCACGGCACCGGCGGACCTGATTTACGGACGGCCATCGATGACACGTTCGCGCTCATGCCCACGCCGATGGCTACAGACGGTGTTCGTAAGGGGTATCACCCGAATCGGCGTCGCGAAATCGGCATCGGTGTATCGATCGTTCAGATGATCGACCTCGCGGTCGCGTACAACGAACCCGAGTGGCACCAGTACGACCCCGCGGTGAAGCGGTGGGAAGCCCTCTTCCGACCCGCGCCATACCCCGTGGTCCCTGGTGGCGGGTCGCCGCAACTGAATCCGCGGTTCGCCGAGTGGATGATGGGCTGGCCGCTGGATTGGGTCAATATCGAAGGACTCTCACGGCGCGCGCAACTGCGCATCTGTGGCAATGGCGTGGTGCCGCAACAGGCAGCCGGCGCGCTGCGCTGGATGCTCAGTGACCTACTCGCAGAGCTGCATGCGTCGGTGGCGGCATGA